One genomic region from Ruegeria sp. TM1040 encodes:
- a CDS encoding CheR family methyltransferase, whose amino-acid sequence MPQDNIELHLGSFNKLRELIHQKTGITVAENRKGLLESRLRGRLRETQDTSYSGYLDRVANDAAELQELIDRITTNETYCYRTPRVWDYFQKEFLPAFCEKNLPRPMRAWSAASSTGEEAHTIGIFCEEVRQNAPGFDYQVFGTDISSRVIEKAQEGRYQGKAIARLQREQPSLFQRHMVGNKEDGYSVRPDIKSRLTFKMHNLIKPLVPAQKFDIVFLRNVLIYFSSVEQERILRNVARQMQPDAVLIIGESESLTRLDTDFNQVSPLIYVLEPD is encoded by the coding sequence ATGCCACAGGACAATATCGAACTTCACCTTGGCAGTTTCAACAAGTTGCGAGAGCTTATTCACCAGAAAACGGGGATCACGGTCGCTGAAAACCGCAAGGGGCTTTTGGAAAGCCGCTTGCGGGGGCGGCTCCGGGAAACGCAAGACACCAGTTACTCAGGCTATCTTGATCGTGTCGCAAATGACGCGGCCGAACTTCAGGAACTGATTGACCGGATTACGACAAACGAAACCTATTGCTATCGCACGCCAAGGGTTTGGGACTATTTTCAGAAAGAGTTTCTTCCCGCGTTTTGTGAAAAAAATCTGCCACGCCCAATGCGCGCGTGGTCGGCCGCCTCCTCTACTGGAGAAGAAGCCCATACCATCGGGATTTTTTGCGAGGAGGTTCGGCAAAACGCACCGGGGTTTGACTATCAGGTCTTTGGAACCGACATTTCATCGCGCGTGATAGAGAAGGCGCAAGAAGGGCGCTATCAAGGTAAGGCAATCGCCCGCCTCCAGCGCGAACAACCCAGCTTGTTTCAACGCCATATGGTCGGCAACAAGGAGGATGGATACTCCGTTCGCCCGGACATAAAGTCTAGGCTGACGTTCAAGATGCATAACCTGATCAAGCCGCTGGTGCCGGCGCAGAAATTTGACATCGTCTTTCTGAGAAACGTCCTGATCTACTTTTCCAGTGTTGAGCAGGAACGGATTTTGCGCAACGTCGCGCGACAAATGCAGCCGGATGCTGTTCTGATCATCGGGGAAAGTGAAAGCCTCACGCGGCTTGATACCGACTTCAATCAAGTGTCTCCACTTATCTACGTGCTTGAGCCGGATTGA
- a CDS encoding chemotaxis protein CheW: MTEDVYDLSDHALPCAEAGRSPAEPSDAVEASAFADPLSESAREIETFGSFLIKDMEFALPVSVIQEVVNEPEDVSPVPLSPSYMIGLFNLRGMIVPMVDLRQIFGLPAAESRGGRKIVIIEDGEKHLGLVFDRTGEVVHARRAERVAFLSRENGIKDVISEGVLKLDNGRRLLQVLDPYAVLKLEKVPRLAKDEPLARRRAAKGARKHCVSFEVGHSKYAFDLEHVQEVLEVPEIRHSVFTSGHILGTIDLRGRIVPVVDFRGFVGKQRTDSRQVAASRSKKLLIMNLLRGQIGLLVYSIDNIVQYYDEDVMPISKLAMPHEAIFKGCIAFDNSELIMLFDHEETMKQPDLVAAAQCCQELYPGAITENVEQDTPSKQRRTFITFSADTRFAMDITKVREVIESPCDLMKPPNVAKSVAGLFNLREEIITLLDLRILYDLKETQTTHQKVVIFQSEGQKYGILVDTVNEIIMTTADRVLPFQASTARGNTAVHEDVSEMVQVAGGNNQSVSTMVLDVDALVRHTIDH, from the coding sequence ATGACTGAAGACGTATATGATTTGTCCGACCATGCCTTGCCTTGCGCGGAAGCTGGCCGATCTCCTGCTGAGCCTTCCGATGCAGTTGAAGCAAGTGCTTTTGCAGATCCCTTGTCGGAAAGCGCCAGAGAGATCGAGACTTTTGGCTCCTTCCTGATCAAAGATATGGAGTTCGCTCTGCCGGTCAGCGTGATCCAAGAAGTTGTGAACGAACCCGAAGACGTTTCGCCGGTACCGCTGTCCCCGTCCTATATGATCGGCCTGTTCAATCTTCGCGGCATGATTGTTCCAATGGTCGATCTGCGCCAGATTTTCGGCCTGCCAGCCGCAGAGAGCCGAGGCGGGCGAAAGATTGTCATTATCGAAGACGGAGAAAAGCATCTGGGGTTGGTCTTTGATCGCACCGGAGAAGTGGTCCACGCGCGCCGAGCGGAACGCGTTGCCTTTCTCTCCCGAGAAAATGGGATCAAGGATGTGATCTCCGAAGGGGTTCTGAAGCTCGATAACGGGCGCAGGCTTTTGCAGGTACTGGACCCATATGCGGTTCTCAAGTTGGAAAAAGTTCCGCGCCTCGCCAAAGATGAACCCCTCGCCCGTCGCCGTGCTGCGAAAGGCGCGCGGAAACACTGCGTATCTTTTGAAGTCGGTCACAGCAAATACGCCTTTGACCTGGAGCATGTTCAGGAAGTCTTGGAGGTGCCGGAGATCAGACACTCGGTATTCACGAGCGGGCATATTCTGGGCACGATCGATCTGCGTGGTCGTATCGTCCCCGTCGTCGATTTTCGCGGCTTTGTCGGAAAGCAGCGCACTGACAGTCGGCAAGTCGCAGCCTCCAGATCAAAGAAGCTGCTCATCATGAACCTTCTGAGAGGACAGATCGGGCTATTGGTCTACTCCATCGACAATATCGTTCAATACTACGATGAAGACGTGATGCCGATTTCAAAACTCGCCATGCCTCACGAGGCAATTTTCAAAGGCTGTATCGCGTTTGATAACAGTGAATTGATCATGCTTTTTGATCATGAAGAGACCATGAAACAGCCTGATCTGGTCGCTGCGGCGCAGTGTTGCCAGGAACTCTATCCCGGGGCAATCACAGAAAACGTTGAACAAGACACCCCATCAAAACAGCGCCGCACATTCATTACCTTCAGCGCGGATACGCGCTTTGCGATGGATATTACCAAAGTGCGCGAAGTGATTGAATCTCCATGTGATTTAATGAAGCCTCCAAATGTTGCAAAGTCAGTGGCGGGGCTTTTCAACCTTCGGGAGGAGATCATCACACTGTTGGATCTTCGTATTTTATACGACCTAAAGGAAACTCAGACGACGCATCAGAAGGTTGTGATTTTTCAATCTGAGGGTCAAAAGTACGGGATACTCGTCGATACTGTGAATGAAATCATTATGACCACAGCCGACAGGGTGCTGCCATTCCAAGCTTCAACGGCGCGGGGCAACACAGCCGTGCATGAAGACGTGAGCGAAATGGTACAGGTTGCAGGAGGGAACAATCAGTCTGTCTCTACGATGGTTCTCGACGTCGATGCCCTAGTTCGTCATACGATCGATCACTGA
- a CDS encoding PAS domain S-box protein, translating into MSIDNTAAVTDASATTPTAQGEAQAMLDAVSRVHAMIEFELDGTIRTANENFLKVTGYQLDEIRGKHHRMFCDPDYVASDTYKDFWLQLAMGQPASGEFHRIGNGGKDVWIDAHYTPILDAAGKPYKIVKLATDITAQKESEAVNLRRRAGFEHSSVAMMTVDRDFVVKDINAATNTLLDEYKDVFSEVWPGFDPTKMIGSCIDRFHKNPAHQRNLLSDPKNLPFKTDITVGEMKFALNVDGIFDDDGTYVGNLLEWADVTEARLNAGVLNALDRSQAIIEFKLDGTITAANENFLAVTGYGLQEIKGQKHRIFVDETTASSTEYKDFWQSLAQGETRTGEFRRFAKDGSELWIQATYNPIFDGNGDVFKVVKFAVDITDQMKLRETAKTLSLVANETDNSVLIADADGRIEYVNPGFTKLTGHEYKDVIGKKPGELLQGRHTDPETRKRIRENINAQKPFYDEILNYTKDGEAYWISLAINPVFDEAGKLQKFVSIQTNITDVKLQQQDFNCKLEAISNASAVIEFTPDGNVIDANENFCATTGYSLEEIKGRHHRMFCERDYAASPEYTAFWERLRSGISDTGKYQRFGKGEKEIWLSASYSPIFDQENNVVKVVKFANDITTAVELEREVSRIASEFVTRSEDISGQANKVAEGAQSLGCTTEEISASIEELSASIDSIAQNSKHSDDIAQSTRDEADLGAKAIERSIESMELINSSSEEINEIVKVISEIASQTNLLAFNAAIEAARAGEHGLGFSVVADEVRKLAERSSQATKEISKLINETVKRVSQGSQVSIEAGDAFKKILSGIKDTTDSIKQISVAAREQQTAARDVSDAIQNIVDATEQAVIASDAIAASTNELNGGAQELTQEIAKLGQ; encoded by the coding sequence ATGAGTATCGACAATACTGCTGCTGTGACCGACGCATCCGCGACGACGCCCACAGCGCAAGGCGAAGCACAGGCCATGCTTGACGCGGTGAGCCGCGTTCATGCGATGATCGAGTTTGAACTTGACGGAACGATCCGGACGGCGAACGAGAATTTTCTGAAAGTTACCGGCTACCAACTGGACGAAATCCGCGGCAAGCACCACCGCATGTTCTGCGACCCAGACTACGTCGCTTCGGATACCTACAAGGATTTCTGGCTACAACTCGCGATGGGACAACCAGCCAGCGGCGAATTTCACCGCATTGGCAACGGCGGAAAAGACGTCTGGATTGACGCTCACTACACCCCGATCCTCGATGCTGCGGGCAAGCCCTATAAGATTGTGAAGCTGGCAACCGACATCACGGCCCAAAAAGAGAGTGAAGCGGTAAATCTGCGCCGTAGAGCCGGCTTTGAACACTCATCCGTGGCGATGATGACAGTCGATCGCGATTTTGTTGTAAAAGACATCAATGCGGCGACAAACACCTTGCTCGATGAGTACAAGGACGTGTTTTCAGAGGTTTGGCCCGGGTTCGACCCGACCAAGATGATCGGCAGCTGTATTGACCGGTTCCACAAGAACCCGGCCCATCAGCGCAACCTTTTGTCTGATCCCAAAAATTTGCCGTTCAAAACGGATATCACTGTTGGCGAAATGAAGTTCGCACTAAACGTTGACGGCATTTTTGATGATGACGGAACCTACGTCGGCAACCTTCTCGAATGGGCTGATGTCACCGAAGCGCGCCTGAATGCGGGTGTTCTGAACGCATTGGATCGTTCGCAGGCGATCATTGAATTCAAACTCGATGGAACCATCACAGCTGCGAACGAAAATTTCCTCGCCGTGACCGGGTATGGACTGCAGGAGATCAAAGGTCAGAAACACCGCATTTTTGTGGATGAGACGACTGCGAGCTCCACGGAATACAAAGATTTCTGGCAAAGCCTCGCCCAGGGAGAAACGCGAACCGGCGAATTCCGACGCTTTGCAAAGGACGGTTCGGAACTGTGGATCCAGGCAACCTACAACCCCATCTTTGACGGGAATGGCGATGTCTTCAAGGTGGTGAAATTCGCCGTTGATATCACGGACCAGATGAAACTGCGCGAAACCGCAAAGACTCTGTCATTGGTAGCAAATGAAACGGACAACTCCGTCTTGATCGCGGATGCGGACGGACGCATCGAATATGTGAACCCGGGCTTCACCAAGCTCACTGGCCACGAATACAAAGACGTCATTGGCAAGAAGCCCGGCGAACTCTTGCAGGGCCGCCACACAGACCCCGAAACGCGGAAACGGATCCGCGAAAACATCAATGCGCAAAAACCATTCTACGATGAAATTCTCAACTATACGAAGGATGGTGAAGCTTACTGGATCTCTCTTGCGATCAACCCGGTCTTTGACGAGGCAGGAAAGCTGCAGAAATTCGTGTCAATCCAGACCAACATCACGGATGTGAAGCTGCAACAGCAGGACTTCAACTGCAAGCTGGAAGCGATCTCCAACGCCAGTGCAGTGATCGAGTTTACACCTGATGGCAATGTCATTGATGCCAACGAGAATTTCTGCGCCACAACTGGCTACAGCTTGGAAGAAATCAAGGGCCGCCACCACCGGATGTTTTGCGAAAGAGATTATGCCGCAAGCCCGGAGTATACCGCATTCTGGGAGCGTCTTCGCTCGGGTATTTCGGACACCGGGAAGTACCAGCGCTTTGGCAAAGGGGAGAAGGAGATCTGGCTCAGCGCATCCTACAGCCCGATTTTCGACCAGGAAAACAATGTTGTTAAAGTGGTCAAATTCGCCAACGACATTACCACAGCCGTCGAACTGGAACGCGAAGTATCACGCATTGCCTCTGAATTTGTGACCCGCTCCGAAGACATCTCGGGCCAGGCCAACAAAGTTGCAGAAGGTGCGCAATCGCTGGGCTGCACAACAGAAGAAATCAGTGCATCGATCGAAGAACTGAGTGCGTCCATCGACTCGATCGCACAGAACTCCAAACATTCTGATGACATCGCGCAGAGTACGCGGGACGAGGCAGATCTTGGCGCCAAAGCAATTGAACGCTCGATCGAGTCCATGGAGCTGATCAACTCTTCCTCCGAAGAGATCAACGAGATTGTCAAAGTCATCAGCGAAATCGCAAGCCAAACCAACCTCTTGGCGTTCAATGCAGCAATCGAAGCTGCGCGGGCTGGCGAACATGGTCTGGGCTTTTCGGTGGTGGCAGACGAAGTGCGCAAACTCGCCGAGCGGTCGTCGCAAGCCACGAAGGAGATCAGCAAACTGATCAACGAAACCGTGAAACGCGTCAGCCAGGGCAGCCAGGTTTCTATTGAGGCGGGGGACGCCTTTAAGAAGATCCTGAGCGGCATCAAGGATACAACGGACTCGATCAAGCAAATTTCGGTTGCAGCCCGCGAACAGCAAACAGCTGCCCGGGATGTTTCGGATGCGATCCAGAATATCGTTGATGCCACTGAGCAGGCCGTCATCGCCTCTGACGCCATTGCAGCCTCGACAAATGAGCTCAATGGCGGCGCACAAGAGCTTACTCAGGAAATTGCCAAACTCGGTCAATAA
- a CDS encoding chemotaxis protein CheD — translation MDKVEVSELHVRIGQVKIGSPGQVLTAILGSCVGIGFFFPQRQIYGLAHCLLSQSSSQPVASSAAQTGRTREDGQLVGNGRHVDKAIESLLKMMDIQDEERRQLRVVLAGGANMSMPFDTPPSQLVGSVNAKFARQAIRSAGLRLLGDDLGGLNGRRISINCDSGEYDIQQIPRLGGTV, via the coding sequence ATGGACAAGGTTGAAGTCTCTGAATTGCACGTTCGCATCGGTCAGGTCAAAATCGGCAGCCCCGGGCAAGTCCTGACGGCCATCCTTGGATCCTGCGTGGGGATTGGTTTTTTCTTTCCGCAGCGGCAGATATACGGGCTGGCCCATTGTCTTTTATCCCAGTCTTCATCGCAACCTGTTGCCAGTTCCGCTGCGCAAACCGGCCGTACGCGAGAAGACGGGCAACTTGTCGGGAATGGTCGCCATGTGGACAAGGCCATCGAGAGCCTATTGAAAATGATGGATATCCAGGATGAAGAGCGGCGCCAACTTCGGGTTGTTCTGGCGGGCGGTGCGAACATGTCGATGCCATTCGACACCCCCCCCTCTCAACTGGTTGGAAGCGTAAACGCAAAGTTTGCACGCCAAGCCATTCGCAGTGCTGGGCTGCGTCTGCTTGGCGACGATCTTGGTGGGCTGAACGGACGTCGTATCTCGATCAACTGTGACAGCGGAGAGTACGACATTCAACAAATTCCCCGTCTTGGAGGAACAGTGTAA